The DNA window TTCAGAGCTGCTATCCTTGGGAATCATCCCGTTCCCCCGGCGGGGGGTCTGGCCAGCTTCCCCCAACCTTCCTGTGGCTGAGAAGGTGCTCTCCTCAGACTTGCCCCCATTAAAAAGCTGGGTCATAtgaactccattttacagatgaggaaacttagtCCCAGGTGGTAAAAAGTGAGTCCTTGCCTGAGGTCCCACAGCTAGTAAATTTTTCCATCATACCACCtgcttttcactcttttgtggttttaacaCAGCGCTGCCTGGATGAAAACGTTTCacccctaaaaataaatgtttttaaatcccTACTTAATGAACAAGTGAATTATAGGAAGAGAGCATGAAACCATTTCTCTAAATCAGCTTACATTCTAGATCATTACTGATCATTAATCAgattatattttacctttttttttttttttttttttgctatggtGTTTGAAAGCTTATCTTTTCCAGTGAAGTTCCTAGATCCTTGAGACTGGGATGAAAGGTGACACAGATTATTGAGATGCAGTCCTATTtacttactggaaaaaaaaaaaacctcccccccccccccgcccccgtcaaAAAGGATTTAGAGACAGAAGTGACAGAAGTCTGGTTGTTCAGCCAGGCAGGATTGATAAGAATCCCAGGCTTGCCCTATGTGTCCTGTGCGGCTCAGCCCTCGGGGCACCCACGACACCCTGCGCTGGGCTCCAAAGCCAGGAGACAGAGGAACATGAAAGCCAACAGTACCTGAGGGGAACCTGATTCCAGtttgcttctggttttttttgttgttttttttttttaaatgtttatttttgagagggagagacagagcgcaagtgggggagcagcaaagagagagagagacagaatccggagcaggctccaggctccgagctgtcagcacagagcccgatgcggggcccgaactcgttgaaccatgacatcatgacccgagccaaagtcagatgctcaactaactgagccacgcaggcaccccccaccccaagtttgTTTTTTGAAGCTCCTTCAGGGAGCACAGAGGATGAAGGGCAAACACGAGGTTGTTTTGGTCACATGGAGGTGTCCCGCAGACCTGTGGTCGTCCTCTGCCCCTGACGTCAGGTCAGCCTGGGCCCCCTCTCTCACAAGGTCACTGTGTCCTCTGCCCTCTGGTCTCTGGCTCTGGAGTCCTCTTTGGGCTTGGAGGGGACACAGGGGCCTATTATGGCCCGGAGCCAGTGTCTGTCATGACACTCCAGGAAGGGACGGGACGGGACACGACGCAGGGCTCTGGGGCCAGGGCTCAGGAGGGAGCGAGGGGGTCTTCCCCGCACTGCCGGGGTGGCAGGTGGGATGGAGCGGGGCGGAGGGCACACGGCCACCCGGTCACCTCCCGCGTCCCCGCAGCGCCGCCAACGTGAAGAAGTGGGAGGTGGAGCTGCAGACCCTGCGGGAGAGTAACGCCCGGCTGACGGCAGCGCTTCAGGAGTCGGCCGCCAGCGTGGAGCAGTGGAAGCGCCAGTTCTCCCTGTGCCGCGAGGAGAACGATCGGCTCCGGAACAAGGTGGGCGCCGGGACAGCGGCCGTGGACGGGTGGGGGGCTGCTTTGTTAAGTTCAGGACCgggccggggaggggtggggggatcgCACGGAGGCTGGTGTTCACTTGGCTGTCGCTCCCCCGTTGGCCCCCTGCGCGCCCGGCCTGGATGGACCCGCAGAGCCGCCCCCCTGTCTCCCCACCTTCCTTTGGTACGGATGGCGCGGAGCCCTGCCTCGTGTTGTCTTTTTCATTTCGGTGCCGTAAGTGCTGCCGGCCAGGGCGCCAGGCCAAGTGCTGACTCCGCGTTCCCTCCCAAGGCCTGGCCGAGTGGCCTGCCAGAGGGATCGGTGGCCCTTTGCTGCTCTTTCCAAACAGGGAGTCGGTTTCTGTTTGCGTCTGAGTCTCAGACCCAAACCCGGGAGGAGTCCGCTCCCCTCAACGAGAAGCATTGGAAACCTCATCTCCAGGGTGCAAGGTAGAAGTCAGTGGGGTCCCCAGCAGCTCCTGTGGCTGGGGGTTCAGACCCCGAGAGCTGGTGTGCCGGCCACCTCTGAAAGTGTCCTCGTGGTGACCGCCCAGTGCCCTTTGCCTCGAGGCCTGCCGCTTGTTTGCGGGACCCCGTCGGTGTGGGGTTCTGTGTTACCAGCGGGTTGCGTTCCTACCGCGCACGTGCGCTCTGGCCGCTGGGAAGCACTCAGCATCAGACACACAGCAGTGCCAAGGTGGTGAGGCCTTTGCGTCCCTTCTGAGGGGGTCAGGactgggaaggggagaagaatgAACCTCTGGGGACTCGCCAGTTCAGTCTGCACGTCTCCTGTCTCCAGGAGGAGGCTCGCGGGCCAGGCCCTTCCTACCGTGCACCAGTAAGGAAAGGTCACCCTGATTTAAAATGTTGGAAATGTCCCTGTGTCCCATTTGGTGGCCATTGTCCCACAGGGCTGATTGGTTCTCTTCCCTGCTGGCTTAAACCTTTGAGATGAAACAGAATGATTCAGGACCTGATTAAACGATGTACCGATCATTATGGGGAGAAGTAGATAGATTCATGGGACATCCGGCCCCTATACTTGTGAGGAATCCTTTAAAGCAAACCTGAAGTTCCTATCCCTTGGCTGAGAGAGAGAACCGGAAGCCCGGCTCGTCCTGAAGCCAGGTTTGGTGACGGGACTGGGCTCTGCCCGGGGTGAAGGAGGGCAGCCGCCCGGAGTTGCTTCTTAAGACGCGAGGAAAGATGCGAAAGGGGGTTAGTTTGTGGTTCTGTTTGGAAAGACAGCATAAACAGCCGTGGTGACCTTCTGTTTCACCACCGAAGTAACGTGGCAtccctgctttgttaaagattgaCGAGCTGGAGGAGCAGTGCAGTGAGataaacagagagaaggagaggaacaCGCAGCTGAAGCAGAGGATCGAGGAGCTGGAGTCCGAAGTGCGGGAGAAGGAGACGGTGAGTGGGCCGGAGGGGCCGTCCATGCCTGGGACACGGCAGGTGTCTGGGGAGCACGTGACTTGCCTGGCAGCTGCCTGGGCATCCGCGGGGGACCGCCCAGAGCTGCATCGAGGCACAAACGCTCAGATCACGGGGCCGACCCTGCCCTGCGCAGCCCCCACACCAGCTGTGTCGCCAGGCCACGGCTCCGACCCGCGGGGGAGCTGGACGCTTACAAAACACTCAGAAACTGTGACAGGTGATGTGCGATCAGGCAGTTGTTTTCgccccggggcggggcggggggggttggCAGGACAGCTGAGGTACCAaacctcccagcctcagtttccccatctgcaagtTGGGGATCGTAAGAGCACCTGTCTTTTCTGTGGTGGTGTGCAGACTTCACGCGATAACAACACCTAACACACCCGGCCGCGCGTTACGTGCTAACTTCATCCCCGTTGTCGTTACACAGACGGTACGGACTCAGCACAGCTGCCTCCGTCGGCTGCACACGGGTCATGGACGTTCAtgagggctttctttttttttttcttttttttttttaatctgacttGCTTTCACGATTTTTTTTCAAACCTCTGTCCCCCGTAGGAGTTGAATGACCTCCGCAAACAAAGTGAAATCATACCTCAGCTCATGTCCGAGTGCGAATACGTCTCTGAGAAGTTAGAGGTAAGGAGGGGCACATCTGCCTTGGCTCCGACTGGAAGGCATTCGTGGGGGCTACCCGTTTCTCCGGGCTCCCCCTTTTCACACCTCCCACAGTAAAGAACAGTGACTTTCTAGTCCTGAAAAGCCGTTGGTAACCGCCTGCCAGATGCCATCTGGGACCCCTCCCCAGGGTGCAGACTCAGCAGTGTTTGCCTTCTGGTTTTTCCACTTCTGCGAAGGTGTGAATAATCATCGTGCGGTGACTGATTCCCGCCCACAGAAGTCTCTGCAGAGTCTTTGGGCGGTGAGGAGCCCGGCAGAAGGGAGGGCGGAGAGTGTAAGACCCCGGTGCTAGCCCACCTTGCCCGTGACCTTGGACTTAACCTTGGGCAcccgccccgcaccccccccccccccggcactgGCCTCAGGTTCCCGATCCACAGAGAGGGGTTTCCACGTCCCCTTTCACCTCCAAGGGTCCCCCCACTTCAGGAACGACCCCCATATTAGTCGGTGGTTCCTGTACACGTGAGCAGAACACTCCTGATCACGTCCATAAGATGAAGCTCTTACTGGATGTGAAGAGCACAGGCTTACACCTCGTTTAAGGACTCGCAGCCACCAGACCCTTAGGAGCTCAACTGCCCCCTTGGTCACACCACCTGATGCTGGTGCCCAGACAGCTGTGCCTGAGTCTGGCACGGCCCTGACCTTCCTCACGGTCGCCAGAGGCTGGCCCGGGAGCCTCTCCGTAGAGCCAGGGAAACAAGTCACTGGCCCATTGGACctgcttctctgtctcagaatGGAACTAGCATGTGGTCTCTGCTGACCGTTCTGGGACTGGGGCAGAAAACCCCGTGTGCTAGGCCTGCGGGCTTCTTCCCCTGGGCACTCTGTGAGAAGGCCCTCTTGCCTCAGGCTCCCCCAGGCGGGACCCGAGCTCTGCGTCCTGCGTGGAGCCGCCCTTTATCAGCTCAGGTGTTGGTCACACACTCTGCCAGGGAACCATCAGGAAAGGGGGTGCACCGGAGAGCCCCGAGTTCTGTGCTGACGTCAGCAGGCACAGGCGTGCGTGCTGGGGGACTTAGCTAGGGATGCGGgccccctggggggagggggtctcggTGACCGGTCCCGGTGTGTCTTCCTTCAggcggcagagagagacaatcagAACCTGGAGGGCAAGGTGCGGTCCCTCAAGACGGACATTGAGGAGAGTAAGTACCGCCAGCGCCACCTGAAGGTGGAGCTCAAGAGCTTCCTGGAGGTGCTGGACGCGAAGATCGACGGCCTGCACGACTTCCGCCGCGGCCTCTCCAAGCTGGGGGCCGACAGCTAGGGGCTGAGGGCTGGGGCGTCCTCCCGTGTGCGTCGCTCTGTTAGTGCAGGTGTGGTTTGTCGCGCCTCCACACCCGTGGTGCCGTCCACTCTCCCCTCCGGAACACACGCCTCCTCTCGCCTCCCTGACCTCGCGAGGCTGCGGACATCTGGAAGGTTCTGACTCAGGAATCCCGCGCTAGGTCTCCCTTAAACGTTTACGTAGTCAGGGCAGGGATGTTTGTATCTTTCTTAAGGGCTGTTGCGACCATACCAACTGAGCAAAGGATTTTCTATTACAAATAGGAACATGCTTTCCACCTCCTTTTTTTGGAAGAACGTTCAGAGCGTTTGAACGTCCACCAGGCACCCGTGCGCGGGGCATGGGGGTAACGCCTTCCCTCTCGGTAAGAATCGAGATGCTTTAAAGCAGCCGCTTAGTAGAGACTTGTCCGGAGAGAGCAAACAAGTCTGGGGTGGGCTCACAGGCACTGCCTGCACCCACTCTGCCCCCCTTCCACCCACCCCCAGTTCGTAGGGTTGCGACAGTGTTCCTTTCCTGGGTTTTAACTTCTGAGCAGATGACTGTGCTATGGGGACAGCGTGCAGTGAGGgcgcctagcacagtgcctggcacaaaggtgcttaataaatatttgtttaactaAACAGATAAACAGAACTTAGTGTTTTAAtcgacacccctccccccccccccccccccccccccagcctcctgccagCAGGGTCCATTGGATCCTGTTGAACAATCCTTCCTTTTGCTGATCTGGGCGAGTATCAGATAGGAATTTGACTCACTGTGTGTGGTCAAGCTTCTGGATGGGCTCGGGTGGCCCTGGGGCAGGGCGGGTGGCCACGGAAGCGGCAGGAGCTGGTCTGAGGCCCCCCAGTGGTCCATTCATGGTGCTCTGTCCCTGGGCCCTTTTGAACTGGGATCACCCTTCTTCTCCAGGCTTGGGATGTAGGCCAGGACCCTGTGTGGGGAAAGAGCTCGC is part of the Neofelis nebulosa isolate mNeoNeb1 chromosome 7, mNeoNeb1.pri, whole genome shotgun sequence genome and encodes:
- the HOMER2 gene encoding homer protein homolog 2 isoform X3, which gives rise to MTFTKTSQKFGQWADSRANTVFGLGFSSEQQLTKFAEKFQEVKEAARLARDKSQEKTETSSNHSQESGCESPSSTQASSVNGTDDEKASHVGPADTHLKSENDKLKIALTQSAANVKKWEVELQTLRESNARLTAALQESAASVEQWKRQFSLCREENDRLRNKIDELEEQCSEINREKERNTQLKQRIEELESEVREKETELNDLRKQSEIIPQLMSECEYVSEKLEAAERDNQNLEGKVRSLKTDIEESKYRQRHLKVELKSFLEVLDAKIDGLHDFRRGLSKLGADS
- the HOMER2 gene encoding homer protein homolog 2 isoform X1, encoding MGEQPIFTTRAHVFQIDPSTKKNWVPASKQAVTVSYFYDVTRNSYRIISVDGAKVIINSTITPNMTFTKTSQKFGQWADSRANTVFGLGFSSEQQLTKFAEKFQEVKEAARLARDKSQEKTETSSNHSQESGCESPSSTQASSVNGTDDEKASHVGPADTHLKSENDKLKIALTQSAANVKKWEVELQTLRESNARLTAALQESAASVEQWKRQFSLCREENDRLRNKIDELEEQCSEINREKERNTQLKQRIEELESEVREKETELNDLRKQSEIIPQLMSECEYVSEKLEAAERDNQNLEGKVRSLKTDIEESKYRQRHLKVELKSFLEVLDAKIDGLHDFRRGLSKLGADS
- the HOMER2 gene encoding homer protein homolog 2 isoform X2, translated to MGEQPIFTTRAHVFQIDPSTKKNWVPASKQAVTVSYFYDVTRNSYRIISVDGAKVIINSTITPNMTFTKTSQKFGQWADSRANTVFGLGFSSEQQLTKFAEKFQEVKEAARLARDKSQEKTETSSNHSQASSVNGTDDEKASHVGPADTHLKSENDKLKIALTQSAANVKKWEVELQTLRESNARLTAALQESAASVEQWKRQFSLCREENDRLRNKIDELEEQCSEINREKERNTQLKQRIEELESEVREKETELNDLRKQSEIIPQLMSECEYVSEKLEAAERDNQNLEGKVRSLKTDIEESKYRQRHLKVELKSFLEVLDAKIDGLHDFRRGLSKLGADS